From one Candidatus Margulisiibacteriota bacterium genomic stretch:
- a CDS encoding SLBB domain-containing protein, whose protein sequence is MKYTNRIFYGIVFTFVFNLVLAALPPVNIDALKKQYNVSDAEIKSAAETYLNSNPAQTVQNNKPILNDNGVISEKAVEIPKAAEIKQEPEFRSIIESKFPKELKQFGYDVFNQVSLTFTPLENIPVGGDYILGAGDELIVYLWGNIQQNFNLIIDTDGTVILPKAGKVNVANLTLSDAKRIINNLMEKYFANFTMDITLGKLKTIDVFILGEVKTPGRYNLNSLSTFLYGLYASGGPTKIGTLRNIQLIRDRRLYKTIDLYDLLIYGDKSDDIQLKKGDTIYVPKIADTAAIKGEIKVPAIYELKENTTMYSLLAMSGKYTRSTYFREVNLIRRGTDSDQFRLQTLTFKSYDDFINNSKKIPIENGDIIDIKAISDQIDNWVDIEGDVLHPGLYEYGKVQNLQALLTLAGGFNKTAYLDRVEIYRMTTSNMDEILPINAKETDLKNISLEMFDKIKVYSTSELNKNYNLSIQGEVSKPGNFVYYQNMTLEDLVFKAGDFKYNADKEKIYVMRKMTTSNNKIIEVKNNEIKTFVLQPLDEVFIKSVRDFDVAGTVEIRGETMQPGIYPIYKNETLSMFIKRIGGFTDEAYIPGIEFYRVNNNLNLLQSINKTSSSNEILVQNIMSLSNFNRIRMDAGALFYKNVMDEDLKLQDKDSIVVPPIPQTVGVVGGVYNQGMFVYKENRNMQYYLNDAGLFRKDADTPEIFVIHADGTVSKTNDFGTGVQKGDIIVVPTKEIKDFDLVKTILDWTQIIFNIAVTWKVVF, encoded by the coding sequence ATGAAATACACTAATAGAATATTTTACGGGATTGTTTTTACTTTTGTCTTTAACCTGGTTTTAGCCGCATTGCCTCCTGTAAATATTGATGCGCTTAAAAAACAATATAATGTCAGCGACGCTGAGATAAAAAGTGCTGCTGAAACATATTTGAATTCGAATCCAGCACAAACGGTTCAAAATAACAAACCAATTCTTAATGATAATGGTGTTATATCGGAAAAAGCAGTTGAGATACCTAAAGCTGCAGAGATTAAACAAGAACCGGAGTTTCGCTCCATTATTGAATCAAAATTTCCTAAAGAATTGAAACAGTTCGGATATGATGTGTTTAATCAAGTATCTCTGACATTTACACCTTTGGAAAATATTCCTGTCGGCGGTGACTATATCCTGGGCGCTGGAGACGAATTAATTGTCTATCTCTGGGGTAATATTCAACAAAACTTTAATCTGATTATAGATACTGACGGTACCGTAATTTTACCAAAAGCAGGTAAAGTAAATGTGGCTAATCTGACCCTGTCTGACGCGAAACGTATAATAAATAATCTTATGGAAAAATATTTCGCAAATTTCACAATGGATATAACCTTGGGTAAACTGAAGACTATAGATGTATTTATATTGGGAGAAGTAAAAACACCCGGCAGGTACAACTTGAACTCTCTCTCGACTTTTCTTTATGGATTATATGCGTCAGGCGGTCCTACAAAAATCGGTACTTTAAGGAATATTCAGCTTATCAGGGACAGACGGCTATATAAAACTATAGATCTTTATGATTTGCTGATTTATGGTGACAAGAGCGATGATATTCAATTGAAAAAAGGTGATACTATATACGTTCCTAAAATAGCGGATACAGCTGCTATAAAAGGAGAAATAAAGGTGCCGGCCATTTACGAACTGAAAGAAAATACCACGATGTATAGTTTGTTGGCCATGTCCGGTAAATATACGCGCAGTACTTATTTCAGGGAAGTAAACCTTATAAGACGCGGTACAGATTCTGACCAGTTCAGACTACAGACTTTGACCTTTAAGAGTTATGATGATTTTATAAATAACAGTAAAAAAATTCCTATAGAAAATGGAGACATTATTGATATAAAAGCTATTTCGGATCAAATAGATAATTGGGTGGATATTGAAGGAGATGTTTTGCACCCGGGGCTTTATGAATACGGCAAAGTTCAGAACCTGCAAGCATTACTTACTCTTGCCGGAGGTTTCAATAAAACAGCATATCTGGATAGGGTGGAAATCTATCGAATGACTACCTCAAACATGGATGAAATATTGCCGATTAACGCTAAAGAAACAGATTTAAAAAACATTAGTCTGGAGATGTTTGATAAGATAAAAGTATATTCAACCAGCGAACTTAATAAAAATTATAATCTAAGTATTCAAGGCGAGGTTTCCAAGCCGGGTAATTTTGTTTATTATCAGAACATGACCCTGGAGGATTTGGTTTTTAAAGCCGGAGACTTCAAGTATAATGCTGATAAAGAAAAGATATATGTTATGAGAAAAATGACTACCAGTAACAATAAAATTATCGAAGTAAAAAATAATGAAATTAAAACTTTTGTATTGCAACCCCTGGATGAGGTGTTCATCAAGTCCGTAAGAGACTTTGATGTGGCCGGAACAGTGGAAATTCGTGGAGAAACCATGCAGCCGGGCATTTATCCGATTTACAAAAATGAAACATTAAGTATGTTTATAAAACGTATCGGCGGTTTCACTGACGAAGCCTATATTCCCGGAATAGAATTTTATAGAGTAAATAATAATTTGAATTTGCTGCAAAGTATTAATAAAACCAGCAGTTCCAACGAAATACTGGTACAGAATATCATGAGCCTGTCCAACTTTAACCGTATTCGTATGGATGCCGGCGCGTTATTTTATAAAAACGTAATGGATGAAGATCTCAAACTGCAGGACAAGGATTCGATTGTAGTACCTCCGATACCTCAGACCGTAGGTGTTGTCGGCGGTGTTTATAATCAGGGCATGTTCGTATATAAAGAAAACAGGAACATGCAATATTATCTGAATGACGCTGGATTATTCAGAAAAGACGCGGATACTCCTGAAATATTTGTTATACATGCTGATGGTACGGTAAGCAAGACAAATGATTTCGGTACCGGTGTTCAAAAAGGCGATATTATTGTGGTGCCGACCAAAGAAATAAAAGATTTTGACCTGGTTAAGACAATTCTGGATTGGACCCAGATTATCTTTAATATAGCTGTTACCTGGAAAGTTGTTTTTTAA